The following proteins are encoded in a genomic region of Mycobacterium kiyosense:
- the echA6 gene encoding putative enoyl-CoA hydratase echA6, translating into MIGITHDEAVMTIELQRPDRRNALNSQLVEELREALVKAGDGATRAIVLTGQGTAFCAGADLSGDAFAADYPDRLIELHRVMDATLIPIIGAINGPAIGAGLQLAMQCDLRVVSPEAFFQFPTSKYGLALDNWSIRRLASLVGHGRARAMLLAAEKLTADAALHTGMANRIGTLADAQEWAAEIAGLAPLAIQHAKRVLNDDGSIEEQRPEHKELFDKAWASQDVIEAQVARVEKRPPRFQGA; encoded by the coding sequence ATGATCGGTATCACCCACGACGAAGCCGTGATGACCATTGAGCTGCAGCGGCCAGACCGGCGCAACGCCCTGAACTCCCAGCTTGTCGAGGAGTTGCGGGAGGCGTTGGTGAAGGCAGGCGACGGAGCCACGCGCGCCATCGTGCTGACCGGGCAGGGCACCGCCTTCTGCGCCGGCGCGGACCTGTCCGGGGATGCCTTCGCCGCCGACTACCCCGACCGGCTCATCGAACTGCACCGGGTCATGGACGCCACGTTGATCCCGATCATCGGCGCCATCAACGGACCGGCTATCGGCGCCGGTCTGCAGCTGGCCATGCAGTGCGACTTGCGGGTGGTCTCCCCGGAGGCGTTCTTTCAATTCCCGACGTCGAAATACGGTCTGGCCTTGGACAATTGGAGCATTCGCCGGCTGGCGTCGCTGGTCGGGCACGGACGGGCGCGGGCGATGCTGCTGGCCGCCGAGAAGCTGACCGCCGATGCGGCGCTGCACACCGGGATGGCCAACCGGATCGGGACGCTGGCCGACGCGCAGGAGTGGGCGGCCGAGATCGCCGGGCTGGCGCCGCTGGCCATCCAGCACGCCAAGCGGGTGCTCAACGACGACGGCTCCATCGAAGAGCAGCGGCCCGAGCACAAGGAGCTGTTCGACAAGGCGTGGGCCAGCCAGGATGTGATCGAAGCGCAGGTCGCGCGCGTGGAGAAGCGGCCACCGAGGTTCCAGGGAGCTTGA